One segment of Carya illinoinensis cultivar Pawnee chromosome 1, C.illinoinensisPawnee_v1, whole genome shotgun sequence DNA contains the following:
- the LOC122300585 gene encoding putative pentatricopeptide repeat-containing protein At3g47840 yields MWAVDFSLVFHGMTKKDVVSWSTIIAAYSQGGYGEEAFEYSSWMRKEGPKPNEFAFSNVLSVCGSMAILEQGKQLHAYVLSVGLECTALIQSALINMYFKCGSIKEALKIFDVMENDDIVSWTAMIVGYAKHGLSQEAIDVFEKIPKVGLRPDAVSFIGVLTACRHAGLADLGFHYFNLMTNKYRINPSKEHYGCMIDLLCLAGRLSDAENMIKHMPFQQDDVVWSTLLRASRVQGDVDCGIRSAEEILKLDPSNAGAHITLANIYATKGR; encoded by the coding sequence ATGTGGGCAGTTGACTTCAGCTTGGTCTTTCATGGCATGACCAAGAAAGATGTTGTTTCATGGAGTACTATAATTGCTGCGTATTCTCAAGGTGGTTATGGGGAAGAAGCCTTTGAGTATTCATCATGGATGAGAAAGGAAGGACCAAAACCGAATGAGTTTGCTTTTTCCAACGTGCTTAGTGTATGCGGAAGTATGGCCATTCTTGAGCAAGGGAAGCAACTGCATGCTTATGTCTTGTCTGTCGGGTTAGAATGCACGGCTCTGATACAAAGTGCTCTAATCAATATGTATTTTAAATGTGGGAGTATAAAAGAAGCTTTGAAAATTTTTGACGTGATGGAAAATGATGACATTGTCTCATGGACTGCCATGATTGTTGGTTATGCTAAACATGGGCTCAGCCAAGAAGCCATTGATGTGTTTGAGAAGATTCCCAAAGTTGGTTTAAGACCTGATGCCGTGAGCTTCATTGGCGTTCTTACTGCTTGTAGGCATGCTGGACTTGCTGATCTTGGCTTCCACTACTTCAATTTGATGACTAATAAATATCGGATAAATCCTTCAAAAGAACATTATGGCTGCATGATTGATCTCCTTTGCCTAGCTGGACGATTAAGTGATGCAGAGAACATGATAAAACACATGCCATTTCAACAGGATGATGTTGTTTGGTCTACACTGCTGAGAGCTTCTAGAGTACAAGGAGATGTTGACTGTGGAATACGTAGTGCAGAGGAGATTCTTAAATTAGATCCAAGTAATGCTGGAGCTCATATTACTCTTGCTAACATTTATGCCACAAAAGGGAGATGA